In Mus musculus strain C57BL/6J chromosome 1, GRCm38.p6 C57BL/6J, a single genomic region encodes these proteins:
- the Golt1a gene encoding vesicle transport protein GOT1A, which produces MISITEWQKIGVGITGFGVFFILFGILLYFDSVLLAFGNLLFLTGLSLIIGLRRTFAFFFQRHKLKGTSFFLGGVAIVLLRWPLLGMLLEAYGFISLFKGFFPVVFGFLGSAFNIPFLSTLFQKLQGSSSSMV; this is translated from the exons AAATCGGTGTGGGCATCACTGGCTTTGGcgtcttcttcatcctctttggGATTCTCCTGTACTTTGACTCCGTGCTCTTGGCTTTTGGAAAT CTGCTGTTCCTGACTGGCCTCTCCCTCATCATCGGCCTGAGGAGAACGTTTGCCTTCTTCTTCCAACGGCACAAGCTCAAGGGAACCAGCTTCTTCCTGGGGGGTGTCGCCATTGTGCTGCTGCGATGGCCCCTGCTGGGCATGCTCCTGGAGGCCTATGGCTTCATTAGCCTCTTCAA GGGCTTTTTCCCTGTCGTCTTTGGCTTCCTGGGCAGTGCGTTTAACATCCCCTTCCTGAGCACA CTGTTCCAGAAGCTTCAGGGCTCCTCCAGCTCAATGGTCTGA
- the Kiss1 gene encoding metastasis-suppressor KiSS-1 isoform X4 has protein sequence MYLRFGVDVCSLSPWKETVDLPLPPRMISMASWQLLLLLCVATYGEPLAKVKPGSTGQQSGPQELVNAWEKESRYAESKPGSAGLRARRSSPCPPVEGPAGRQRPLCASRSRLIPAPRGAVLVQREKDLSTYNWNSFGLRYGRRQAARAARG, from the exons ATGTATCTGAGATTTGGCGTTGATGTCTGCAGCCTGAG TCCCTGGAAGGAGACTGTAGACCTGCCCCTTCCTCCCAGAATGATCTCAATGGCTTCTtggcagctgctgcttctcctctgtgtcGCCACCTATGGGGAGCCGCTGGCAAAAGTGAAGCCTGGATCCACAG GCCAGCAGTCCGGACCCCAGGAACTCGTTAATGCCTGGGAAAAGGAATCGCGGTATGCAGAGAGCAAGCCTGGGTCTGCAGGGCTGCGCGCTCGTAGGTCGTCGCCATGCCCGCCGGTTGAGGGCCCCGCGGGGCGCCAGCGGCCCCTGTGTGCCTCCCGCAGTCGCCTGATCCCTGCGCCCCGCGGAGCGGTGCTGGTGCAGCGGGAGAAGGACCTGTCCACCTACAACTGGAACTCCTTCGGCCTGCGCTACGGCAGGAGGCAGGCGGCGCGGGCAGCACGGGGCTGA
- the Kiss1 gene encoding metastasis-suppressor KiSS-1 isoform X3 gives MYLRFGVDVCSLRLSLFDLGSGEVRTLTWSSLPLSVLSPWKETVDLPLPPRMISMASWQLLLLLCVATYGEPLAKVKPGSTGQQSGPQELVNAWEKESRYAESKPGSAGLRARRSSPCPPVEGPAGRQRPLCASRSRLIPAPRGAVLVQREKDLSTYNWNSFGLRYGRRQAARAARG, from the exons ATGTATCTGAGATTTGGCGTTGATGTCTGCAGCCTGAG gCTCTCTCTCTTTGACCTAGGCTCTGGTGAAGTACGAACTCTGACCTGGTCTTCATTGCCTCTCTCTGTCCTCAGTCCCTGGAAGGAGACTGTAGACCTGCCCCTTCCTCCCAGAATGATCTCAATGGCTTCTtggcagctgctgcttctcctctgtgtcGCCACCTATGGGGAGCCGCTGGCAAAAGTGAAGCCTGGATCCACAG GCCAGCAGTCCGGACCCCAGGAACTCGTTAATGCCTGGGAAAAGGAATCGCGGTATGCAGAGAGCAAGCCTGGGTCTGCAGGGCTGCGCGCTCGTAGGTCGTCGCCATGCCCGCCGGTTGAGGGCCCCGCGGGGCGCCAGCGGCCCCTGTGTGCCTCCCGCAGTCGCCTGATCCCTGCGCCCCGCGGAGCGGTGCTGGTGCAGCGGGAGAAGGACCTGTCCACCTACAACTGGAACTCCTTCGGCCTGCGCTACGGCAGGAGGCAGGCGGCGCGGGCAGCACGGGGCTGA
- the Kiss1 gene encoding metastasis-suppressor KiSS-1 isoform X1 → MLGDVTHSDFIKGAVIREPDRVSPGASGSPLCVPTTQPSSPQARTQSRLSLFDLGSGEVRTLTWSSLPLSVLSPWKETVDLPLPPRMISMASWQLLLLLCVATYGEPLAKVKPGSTGQQSGPQELVNAWEKESRYAESKPGSAGLRARRSSPCPPVEGPAGRQRPLCASRSRLIPAPRGAVLVQREKDLSTYNWNSFGLRYGRRQAARAARG, encoded by the exons ATGCTTGGAGACGTCACTCATTCAGACTTCATAAAAGGGGCTGTGATCAGGGAGCCAGATAGAGTAAGCCCAGGAGCCAGTGGCTCCCCGCTGTGTGTTCCAACTACCCAGCCCTCCAGCCCTCAAGCCAGGACCCAGTCAAG gCTCTCTCTCTTTGACCTAGGCTCTGGTGAAGTACGAACTCTGACCTGGTCTTCATTGCCTCTCTCTGTCCTCAGTCCCTGGAAGGAGACTGTAGACCTGCCCCTTCCTCCCAGAATGATCTCAATGGCTTCTtggcagctgctgcttctcctctgtgtcGCCACCTATGGGGAGCCGCTGGCAAAAGTGAAGCCTGGATCCACAG GCCAGCAGTCCGGACCCCAGGAACTCGTTAATGCCTGGGAAAAGGAATCGCGGTATGCAGAGAGCAAGCCTGGGTCTGCAGGGCTGCGCGCTCGTAGGTCGTCGCCATGCCCGCCGGTTGAGGGCCCCGCGGGGCGCCAGCGGCCCCTGTGTGCCTCCCGCAGTCGCCTGATCCCTGCGCCCCGCGGAGCGGTGCTGGTGCAGCGGGAGAAGGACCTGTCCACCTACAACTGGAACTCCTTCGGCCTGCGCTACGGCAGGAGGCAGGCGGCGCGGGCAGCACGGGGCTGA
- the Kiss1 gene encoding metastasis-suppressor KiSS-1 isoform X2 — protein sequence MLGDVTHSDFIKGAVIREPDRVSPGASGSPLCVPTTQPSSPQARTQSSPWKETVDLPLPPRMISMASWQLLLLLCVATYGEPLAKVKPGSTGQQSGPQELVNAWEKESRYAESKPGSAGLRARRSSPCPPVEGPAGRQRPLCASRSRLIPAPRGAVLVQREKDLSTYNWNSFGLRYGRRQAARAARG from the exons ATGCTTGGAGACGTCACTCATTCAGACTTCATAAAAGGGGCTGTGATCAGGGAGCCAGATAGAGTAAGCCCAGGAGCCAGTGGCTCCCCGCTGTGTGTTCCAACTACCCAGCCCTCCAGCCCTCAAGCCAGGACCCAGTCAAG TCCCTGGAAGGAGACTGTAGACCTGCCCCTTCCTCCCAGAATGATCTCAATGGCTTCTtggcagctgctgcttctcctctgtgtcGCCACCTATGGGGAGCCGCTGGCAAAAGTGAAGCCTGGATCCACAG GCCAGCAGTCCGGACCCCAGGAACTCGTTAATGCCTGGGAAAAGGAATCGCGGTATGCAGAGAGCAAGCCTGGGTCTGCAGGGCTGCGCGCTCGTAGGTCGTCGCCATGCCCGCCGGTTGAGGGCCCCGCGGGGCGCCAGCGGCCCCTGTGTGCCTCCCGCAGTCGCCTGATCCCTGCGCCCCGCGGAGCGGTGCTGGTGCAGCGGGAGAAGGACCTGTCCACCTACAACTGGAACTCCTTCGGCCTGCGCTACGGCAGGAGGCAGGCGGCGCGGGCAGCACGGGGCTGA
- the Kiss1 gene encoding metastasis-suppressor KiSS-1 isoform X5 has product MISMASWQLLLLLCVATYGEPLAKVKPGSTGQQSGPQELVNAWEKESRYAESKPGSAGLRARRSSPCPPVEGPAGRQRPLCASRSRLIPAPRGAVLVQREKDLSTYNWNSFGLRYGRRQAARAARG; this is encoded by the exons ATGATCTCAATGGCTTCTtggcagctgctgcttctcctctgtgtcGCCACCTATGGGGAGCCGCTGGCAAAAGTGAAGCCTGGATCCACAG GCCAGCAGTCCGGACCCCAGGAACTCGTTAATGCCTGGGAAAAGGAATCGCGGTATGCAGAGAGCAAGCCTGGGTCTGCAGGGCTGCGCGCTCGTAGGTCGTCGCCATGCCCGCCGGTTGAGGGCCCCGCGGGGCGCCAGCGGCCCCTGTGTGCCTCCCGCAGTCGCCTGATCCCTGCGCCCCGCGGAGCGGTGCTGGTGCAGCGGGAGAAGGACCTGTCCACCTACAACTGGAACTCCTTCGGCCTGCGCTACGGCAGGAGGCAGGCGGCGCGGGCAGCACGGGGCTGA